A stretch of Roseovarius sp. M141 DNA encodes these proteins:
- a CDS encoding PLD nuclease N-terminal domain-containing protein produces MEYGIFGLIILVLDIYAIYQTLTSSASTLAKVVWTLVIFILPVLGFIAWLIAGPRGASARV; encoded by the coding sequence ATGGAATATGGCATTTTCGGCCTCATCATTCTGGTTCTGGACATCTACGCGATCTACCAGACGCTCACCTCGTCAGCATCCACATTGGCCAAGGTCGTCTGGACGCTTGTGATCTTCATCCTGCCGGTGCTGGGCTTTATTGCATGGCTCATCGCAGGGCCGCGCGGCGCATCTGCCCGCGTCTGA
- a CDS encoding MFS transporter has translation MTYAAPLPDDARARRNVTVLVMAQALLGAQMPMIFVVGGLAGTGLASNPCFATLPISMIVIGSMLSATPVSAIMQRYGRRVGFFVGTFGGALGGAVGAYGLYVASFPLFLLGSLLTGMYMSAQGFYRFAAADTASDAFRPKAISYVLAGGLVSAIIGPQLVKVTAEAMVVPFLGTYIAVIVLNVVGSVLFLFLNIPKPPVPDEDAPRGRSRLELLKTPRIAVAVICGMVSYALMNLVMTSTPLAVVGCGFDAGRAADVVTAHVLAMYIPSFFTGHLIARFGVEKILGAGIAILAAAGVVALQGVDLENFFIALVLLGVGWNFGFIGATSMLAGAHEPHERGRMQGLNDLLVFGGVTVASLASGGLMNCSGGNAQSGWMAVNLAMVPFLVLAGGALIWLVMRPRDDMA, from the coding sequence ATGACATATGCCGCCCCCCTTCCCGACGACGCCCGCGCCCGCCGCAATGTGACCGTTCTGGTCATGGCGCAGGCCCTATTGGGGGCGCAGATGCCGATGATCTTTGTCGTCGGCGGTCTGGCGGGGACGGGTCTGGCCAGTAATCCGTGTTTTGCGACCTTGCCGATCTCGATGATCGTCATCGGCTCCATGCTGTCGGCGACGCCCGTTTCGGCGATCATGCAGCGGTATGGACGGCGCGTCGGGTTCTTCGTCGGGACATTCGGTGGCGCGCTGGGCGGCGCCGTGGGCGCCTATGGGTTGTATGTCGCGTCCTTTCCGCTGTTCCTGCTGGGCAGTCTTCTGACCGGCATGTACATGAGCGCGCAGGGTTTTTACCGCTTTGCCGCCGCCGATACGGCCAGCGATGCGTTCCGCCCCAAGGCGATTTCCTATGTTCTGGCCGGGGGCCTTGTCAGCGCCATCATCGGGCCTCAGCTGGTCAAGGTGACGGCCGAGGCGATGGTCGTGCCGTTTCTGGGCACCTATATCGCCGTCATCGTTCTGAATGTCGTCGGTTCGGTCCTGTTTCTGTTTTTGAACATCCCCAAGCCGCCCGTGCCGGATGAGGACGCGCCGCGCGGGCGTTCGCGGCTGGAGCTGCTGAAGACACCGCGCATCGCCGTCGCGGTGATCTGCGGGATGGTGTCCTATGCGCTGATGAACCTCGTGATGACATCGACGCCGCTGGCGGTGGTCGGCTGCGGGTTTGATGCCGGGCGCGCGGCGGATGTCGTCACCGCGCATGTTCTGGCGATGTATATTCCGTCCTTCTTTACCGGCCATCTGATCGCCCGGTTCGGGGTGGAAAAGATCCTGGGCGCCGGGATCGCGATCCTTGCCGCGGCCGGGGTGGTTGCCCTTCAGGGCGTCGATCTGGAGAATTTTTTCATCGCGCTGGTGCTGTTGGGCGTTGGCTGGAATTTCGGTTTTATCGGGGCCACATCCATGCTGGCCGGCGCGCATGAGCCGCACGAGCGGGGGCGTATGCAGGGGCTGAACGATTTGCTGGTCTTCGGCGGCGTTACCGTCGCCTCGCTGGCGTCGGGCGGGTTGATGAACTGCTCGGGCGGCAATGCGCAATCAGGCTGGATGGCGGTCAATCTGGCGATGGTGCCGTTTTTGGTGCTGGCCGGCGGCGCGCTGATCTGGCTGGTGATGCGGCCAAGGGACGACATGGCCTGA
- the uvrB gene encoding excinuclease ABC subunit UvrB: MPYAHSDSQPPVLANPAPDVRQRLKLEGGKRFELVTEFSPAGDQPTAIAEISQAILDGDRDQVLLGATGTGKTYTMAKVIEQTQRPAIILAPNKTLAAQLYGEFKGFFPNNSVEYFVSFYDYYQPEAYVARSDTFIEKESQINEQIDRMRHSATRALLERDDVIIVASVSCIYGIGSVETYGAMTQDLIVGADYDQRQVMADLVAQQYKRNDAAFQRGSFRVRGDSLEIFPAHLEDRAWRLSFFGNELEAIIEFDPLTGEKTGSFDKIRVYANSHYVTPKPTMQQAIISIRKELRIRLDQLVGEGKLLEAQRLEQRTNFDLEMLEATGVCNGIENYSRYLTGRAPGEPPPTLFEFIPDNAIVFADESHVSVPQIGAMYKGDYRRKFTLAEHGFRLPSCMDNRPLKFEEWDAMRPQSVFVSATPAKWEIEQTGGVFTEQVIRPTGLLDPMIEVRPVGTQVDDLLDEVRRVTAAGFRTLVTTLTKRMSEDLTEYMHEQGIKVRYMHSEIDTIERIEILRDLRLGAFDVLIGINLLREGLDIPECGLVAILDADKEGFLRSETSLIQTIGRAARNAEGRVIMYADRITGSMERAMGETDRRREKQIAYNEKHGITPATVKKNVEDILAGLYKGDVDMSRVTAKIDKPLHGANLAAHLDALRTDMRKAAENLEFEEAARLRDEVKRLEAVDLVLSDDPLARQSAVEAAVSAGSTTRGRSTAGRPGQRGGNVKRRKR; the protein is encoded by the coding sequence ATGCCCTACGCCCATTCCGACAGCCAGCCGCCGGTTCTGGCTAATCCCGCGCCTGACGTGCGCCAGCGCCTCAAGCTGGAGGGTGGCAAGCGGTTCGAGTTGGTGACAGAATTCTCGCCGGCGGGCGACCAACCCACCGCCATCGCCGAAATCAGCCAGGCCATTCTGGACGGTGACCGCGATCAGGTTCTGCTGGGCGCGACCGGCACCGGCAAGACCTATACCATGGCCAAGGTGATCGAGCAGACCCAGCGCCCCGCCATCATTCTGGCCCCGAACAAGACGCTGGCGGCGCAGCTCTACGGCGAGTTCAAGGGGTTCTTTCCGAACAACTCGGTCGAATATTTCGTCAGTTTCTATGACTATTATCAGCCCGAAGCCTATGTGGCGCGCAGCGATACCTTCATCGAGAAGGAAAGCCAGATCAACGAACAGATCGACCGCATGCGCCACTCGGCCACGCGCGCCCTTCTGGAACGGGACGATGTGATCATCGTCGCGTCGGTGTCGTGCATCTACGGTATCGGTAGCGTGGAAACCTACGGCGCCATGACACAGGATCTGATCGTCGGCGCCGATTACGACCAACGGCAGGTGATGGCCGATCTGGTCGCCCAGCAGTATAAGCGCAACGATGCCGCCTTCCAGCGCGGCAGTTTCCGGGTGCGCGGCGATAGCCTCGAAATCTTCCCCGCCCACCTGGAAGACCGCGCATGGCGGCTCAGCTTTTTCGGGAACGAGCTGGAGGCGATCATCGAATTCGATCCGCTGACCGGTGAGAAGACCGGCAGCTTCGACAAGATCCGCGTCTATGCCAACAGCCATTACGTCACGCCCAAACCGACGATGCAGCAGGCGATCATCAGCATCCGCAAGGAGCTGCGCATCCGGCTTGACCAGCTGGTCGGCGAGGGCAAGCTGCTGGAGGCACAGCGGCTGGAGCAGCGCACGAATTTCGATCTGGAAATGCTGGAAGCGACGGGCGTGTGCAACGGCATCGAAAACTATTCGCGCTACCTGACGGGTCGCGCCCCGGGCGAGCCGCCGCCGACCCTGTTCGAATTCATCCCCGACAACGCCATCGTCTTCGCCGACGAATCCCACGTCAGCGTCCCGCAGATCGGCGCGATGTACAAGGGCGACTATCGCCGCAAGTTCACGCTGGCCGAGCATGGTTTCCGCCTGCCCAGCTGCATGGACAACCGCCCCCTGAAATTCGAGGAGTGGGACGCGATGCGCCCTCAGTCGGTGTTCGTTTCTGCCACCCCCGCGAAATGGGAGATCGAGCAGACCGGCGGGGTGTTCACTGAACAGGTGATCCGCCCGACCGGCCTGCTGGACCCGATGATCGAGGTGCGCCCGGTCGGCACGCAGGTCGATGATCTGCTGGACGAGGTGCGCCGTGTCACTGCCGCCGGTTTCCGCACGCTGGTGACGACCCTGACGAAACGCATGTCCGAGGATCTGACCGAATACATGCACGAGCAGGGCATCAAGGTGCGCTACATGCACTCGGAAATCGACACGATCGAGCGGATCGAAATCCTGCGCGATCTGCGTCTGGGGGCCTTTGACGTGCTGATCGGCATCAACCTGCTGCGCGAGGGTCTGGATATCCCCGAATGCGGGCTGGTGGCGATTCTGGACGCGGACAAGGAAGGCTTCCTGCGCTCTGAAACATCGCTGATCCAGACCATCGGGCGCGCGGCGCGCAACGCCGAAGGGCGCGTGATCATGTATGCCGACCGCATCACCGGCTCGATGGAGCGCGCGATGGGCGAGACCGACCGCCGCCGCGAGAAACAGATCGCCTATAACGAGAAACACGGCATCACCCCGGCGACAGTCAAGAAGAACGTCGAGGATATTCTGGCCGGTCTCTACAAGGGCGACGTCGACATGAGCCGCGTCACCGCCAAGATCGACAAGCCGCTGCACGGTGCCAATCTGGCCGCGCATCTGGACGCCCTGCGCACTGACATGCGCAAGGCCGCCGAGAATCTCGAGTTCGAAGAGGCCGCGCGCCTGCGGGACGAGGTGAAGCGGCTCGAGGCCGTCGATCTGGTGCTCTCCGACGATCCGCTTGCCCGCCAGTCCGCGGTCGAGGCGGCGGTTTCAGCGGGGTCCACGACCCGGGGCAGGTCGACAGCGGGCAGGCCCGGTCAACGCGGCGGAAATGTGAAACGGCGCAAAAGATAG
- a CDS encoding DNA-3-methyladenine glycosylase, with product MSRTIETMDDVATDAAALAATCPRLAHAYALTGPLPLRRRPDGFAELLSAIVSQQVSVASANAIWARMQAANLTAPAPILAAGEDGLRAAGLSRQKIRYAQELARAGIDFDALRTASSGDVIKTLTQVPGIGTWTAEIYAMFSLGHADVFAHGDLALQEAARILYDLPDRPKERAMREIAAAWSPWRSVAARLLWAYYRTQKQREGIR from the coding sequence ATGAGCCGCACCATCGAAACAATGGACGACGTCGCCACGGACGCCGCCGCCCTTGCCGCCACCTGCCCGCGGCTGGCGCACGCCTATGCACTGACCGGCCCCCTGCCCCTGCGCCGCAGACCAGACGGCTTTGCCGAACTGCTGTCGGCCATCGTCAGCCAGCAGGTCAGCGTCGCGTCCGCCAATGCGATCTGGGCGCGCATGCAAGCCGCAAACCTGACCGCCCCCGCCCCGATCCTTGCCGCCGGTGAGGACGGGTTGCGTGCTGCCGGCCTCAGCCGCCAGAAGATCCGCTATGCGCAGGAGCTGGCCCGCGCCGGCATAGACTTCGACGCGCTGCGCACGGCCTCCAGCGGCGACGTGATAAAAACCTTGACGCAGGTGCCCGGCATCGGCACGTGGACGGCGGAAATCTACGCCATGTTCAGCCTTGGCCACGCCGATGTCTTCGCCCATGGCGATCTGGCCCTGCAGGAGGCGGCGCGCATCCTCTATGACCTGCCGGACCGCCCCAAGGAACGCGCCATGCGCGAGATTGCGGCGGCCTGGAGCCCTTGGAGATCAGTTGCCGCGCGGCTGCTTTGGGCCTACTACCGTACCCAGAAACAAAGGGAAGGCATCAGATGA
- a CDS encoding precorrin-6A/cobalt-precorrin-6A reductase — MTLLLLAGTGEARQIAEALADRCTDFTVWLPGEGRIARDWPIAPARGTLADCLNDPAITAVLDATHPFSTDATQEATHICAERGLPYCLLWRPEWRAQSGDRWTHVLTEAEAAKHIPPGATVFVATGREGLAHFAALRAAHVYCRQIGAPDAPFPFPNGQYLIQNPPFPVEEEIALFQRLEIDWLVTRNTGSTRAVTKLTAARQLGLNVLMIDRPAPPDAPRAASVAEALEWAPAR, encoded by the coding sequence TTGACCCTACTCTTACTGGCCGGGACCGGCGAGGCGCGCCAGATTGCCGAGGCATTGGCAGACCGTTGCACGGATTTCACCGTCTGGCTGCCCGGCGAGGGGCGCATCGCGCGCGATTGGCCCATCGCCCCCGCACGCGGGACGCTCGCCGATTGCCTGAACGACCCGGCCATCACCGCCGTGCTGGATGCAACGCATCCGTTTTCAACAGATGCAACACAGGAGGCCACCCATATTTGCGCCGAGCGTGGGCTGCCCTATTGCCTGCTGTGGCGCCCCGAATGGCGCGCCCAATCCGGCGACCGCTGGACCCATGTCCTGACCGAGGCGGAGGCCGCCAAACACATTCCACCCGGCGCCACCGTCTTTGTCGCCACCGGGCGCGAAGGGCTGGCGCATTTTGCCGCACTCAGGGCCGCGCATGTCTATTGTCGCCAGATCGGCGCCCCGGACGCCCCCTTTCCCTTCCCGAACGGCCAATACCTGATCCAGAACCCGCCCTTTCCGGTGGAGGAAGAGATCGCGCTGTTCCAACGCCTCGAGATTGATTGGCTGGTCACGCGCAACACAGGCAGCACGCGGGCGGTGACCAAGCTGACGGCGGCGCGCCAACTGGGGCTGAACGTGCTGATGATCGACCGCCCCGCCCCACCCGACGCCCCGCGCGCGGCCTCTGTCGCAGAGGCGCTGGAATGGGCGCCCGCGCGATGA
- a CDS encoding alpha/beta hydrolase, translating into MTRVLNAGRKEPISGETRSIVVFLHGYGANGPDLLGLADPLADHLPDTLFVAPDAPETVPGMPNGFQWFPIPWIDGSSEEEAERGLLAASDDLNAFLDALMVDEDVLPEQVVLFGFSQGTMMALHVAPRREDEIAGIVAFSGRLLRPELLADEVVSRPPILLVHGDADDVVPVKSLPEAAEALQAAGWKDVYAHVMKGTGHGIAPDGLQVALAFMADKLGLG; encoded by the coding sequence ATGACGCGTGTATTGAACGCTGGCCGCAAAGAGCCGATTTCGGGCGAAACAAGATCCATCGTGGTGTTCCTGCACGGCTACGGCGCCAATGGTCCAGACCTTCTGGGCCTTGCTGATCCGCTGGCCGACCACCTGCCCGACACCCTGTTCGTCGCGCCCGACGCGCCGGAAACCGTTCCCGGCATGCCGAACGGATTTCAGTGGTTCCCGATCCCCTGGATCGATGGCAGCAGCGAAGAAGAGGCCGAGCGCGGGCTGCTGGCCGCCTCGGACGATCTGAACGCCTTTCTCGATGCGCTGATGGTGGACGAGGACGTCCTGCCCGAACAGGTCGTTCTGTTCGGCTTTTCCCAAGGCACGATGATGGCGCTGCATGTCGCACCCCGCCGCGAGGACGAGATCGCCGGCATTGTCGCCTTCTCGGGCCGCCTGCTGCGCCCGGAACTGCTGGCGGATGAGGTCGTCAGCCGCCCCCCGATCCTGCTGGTGCACGGTGACGCCGACGACGTGGTTCCGGTCAAATCCCTGCCCGAGGCCGCCGAGGCGCTGCAAGCGGCGGGCTGGAAGGATGTCTACGCCCACGTGATGAAGGGCACCGGCCACGGCATCGCCCCCGACGGGTTGCAGGTGGCGCTGGCCTTCATGGCGGATAAGCTGGGGCTGGGGTAA
- the cimA gene encoding citramalate synthase, translating to MTRTRLSLYDTTLRDGQQTQGVQFSTAEKQRIAEMLDTLGVDYIEGGWPGANPTDSAFFDAAPKTRATMTAFGMTKRAGRSAANDDVLAAVMNAGTSAVCLVGKAHDFHVERALGITLAENIENVAASVAHLVAEGREALLDAEHFFDGYKANPDYALEVCHAALSAGARWIVLCDTNGGTLPAEIGRITAEVIAAGIPGDRLGIHTHNDTENAVAGALAAVDAGARQIQGTLNGLGERCGNTNLTSLIPTLLLKETYASTYETGVTLDALENLSRISRKLDDILNRVPMRQAAYVGASAFAHKAGLHASAILKDPSTYEHIDPALVGNARIIPMSNQAGQSNLRRRLSDAGIEVAPGDPALALILDQIKEREAEGYTYDSAQASFELLARRALGILPEFFEVKRYKVTVERRKNKRDRMVSLSEAVVVVKVDGEKKLSVSESMDDLGCDRGPVNALSKALAKDLGRYQSGIDDMRLVDFKVRITQGGTEAVTRVIIDSEDGQGNRWSTVGVSANIVDASFDALLDAINWKLLQGA from the coding sequence ATGACCCGCACCCGCCTCTCCCTCTACGACACCACCTTGCGCGATGGGCAGCAAACTCAGGGCGTGCAATTCTCGACCGCCGAGAAACAGCGCATTGCGGAGATGCTGGACACCCTCGGGGTCGATTATATCGAGGGCGGTTGGCCCGGCGCGAACCCCACCGACAGCGCTTTTTTTGACGCGGCGCCGAAAACCCGCGCGACGATGACCGCCTTTGGCATGACCAAACGCGCCGGTCGCAGCGCCGCGAATGACGACGTGCTGGCCGCCGTGATGAACGCCGGGACCAGCGCCGTCTGCCTTGTCGGCAAGGCGCATGACTTCCATGTCGAGCGGGCCTTGGGCATCACGCTGGCGGAAAACATCGAAAACGTCGCCGCCTCGGTCGCGCATCTCGTCGCAGAGGGCCGTGAGGCGCTGCTGGACGCCGAGCATTTCTTTGACGGCTACAAGGCGAACCCCGATTATGCGCTGGAGGTTTGCCATGCCGCGCTGAGTGCCGGCGCGCGCTGGATCGTGCTGTGCGACACCAACGGCGGCACATTGCCCGCCGAGATCGGGCGCATCACGGCCGAGGTGATCGCGGCGGGCATCCCCGGCGACCGGCTGGGCATCCACACCCACAATGATACCGAAAACGCCGTTGCCGGGGCGCTGGCCGCGGTGGATGCCGGTGCGCGGCAGATCCAGGGCACGCTGAACGGGCTGGGCGAGCGGTGCGGGAACACGAACCTGACGTCGCTGATCCCGACTCTGCTGCTAAAGGAAACCTACGCCAGCACATATGAAACCGGCGTCACGCTGGACGCGCTGGAAAATCTCAGCCGGATCAGCCGCAAGCTGGACGATATCCTGAACCGCGTGCCGATGCGGCAGGCCGCCTATGTCGGCGCGTCGGCGTTTGCGCACAAGGCCGGGCTGCATGCCAGCGCGATCCTGAAAGATCCCTCAACGTATGAGCATATCGACCCCGCGCTGGTCGGCAATGCGCGCATCATCCCGATGTCCAATCAGGCCGGCCAGTCCAACCTGCGCCGCCGCCTGTCCGATGCGGGGATTGAGGTCGCGCCCGGTGATCCGGCGCTGGCCCTCATCCTCGACCAGATCAAGGAGCGCGAGGCAGAGGGCTATACCTACGACAGCGCGCAGGCCAGTTTCGAGCTGCTGGCGCGGCGCGCGCTGGGCATTCTGCCCGAGTTTTTCGAGGTCAAGCGCTACAAGGTCACGGTCGAGCGGCGCAAGAACAAGCGGGACCGGATGGTCAGCCTGTCCGAGGCGGTCGTCGTGGTGAAGGTCGACGGCGAGAAGAAGCTGTCGGTCAGCGAATCCATGGATGATCTGGGCTGCGATCGCGGCCCGGTCAACGCCCTGTCCAAGGCGCTGGCCAAGGATCTGGGCCGCTACCAGAGCGGTATCGACGACATGCGCCTTGTCGATTTCAAGGTGCGCATTACCCAGGGCGGAACCGAGGCCGTGACCCGCGTCATCATCGACAGCGAGGACGGGCAGGGCAACCGCTGGTCCACCGTCGGCGTCAGCGCGAATATCGTCGATGCGTCGTTCGACGCGCTGCTGGATGCGATCAACTGGAAGCTGCTCCAAGGTGCCTGA
- a CDS encoding zf-TFIIB domain-containing protein, with product MQCPVDGTELVMTDRTGVEIDYCPQCRGVWLDRGELDKIIDRSAPEAPPPAPAQTRQAPDRGYDDRDYDDRPRKRKKRGGFLEDIFDF from the coding sequence ATGCAATGTCCCGTGGACGGTACAGAACTGGTGATGACGGATCGAACAGGGGTCGAAATCGACTATTGCCCCCAATGCCGGGGTGTCTGGCTGGACCGGGGTGAGCTGGACAAGATCATCGACCGCTCTGCTCCCGAAGCGCCGCCGCCTGCACCTGCGCAGACGCGTCAGGCGCCCGATCGCGGGTATGATGATCGTGACTACGACGACCGTCCGCGCAAGCGTAAAAAACGCGGTGGTTTTCTGGAAGATATCTTCGATTTCTGA
- the cobA gene encoding uroporphyrinogen-III C-methyltransferase, with protein sequence MLDSLPLPPHQWPSFQPGWVWLCGAGPGDPGLLTIHALNALRQADVVVYDALVQECILEWAPHAEKIYAGKRGGKPSTAQRDISLRLVDLARAGKRVLRLKGGDPFVFGRGGEEAQTLVQHGVPVRIIPGITAGIGGLAYAGIPVTHRELNQSVTFVTGHDHTGGATASLNWKALAEGSQLLVIYMGMKHAAQISASLIENGRDPDEPCAVVCNATTPQQQVIETTLSRMAADIEASGLEPPALLCIGQSVLMRQVLDWQGHMAGQPVRDMDPLGRGMFAEVA encoded by the coding sequence ATGTTAGATTCGCTCCCCCTTCCGCCGCATCAGTGGCCTTCGTTCCAGCCTGGTTGGGTCTGGCTGTGCGGTGCCGGCCCCGGCGATCCGGGGCTGCTGACGATCCACGCGCTTAACGCGCTGCGGCAGGCCGATGTTGTGGTCTATGATGCGCTGGTGCAGGAGTGCATCCTGGAGTGGGCACCGCATGCCGAGAAGATCTATGCCGGCAAACGCGGCGGCAAGCCGTCGACGGCGCAGCGCGATATCTCGCTTCGGCTGGTCGATCTGGCCCGCGCGGGCAAGCGGGTGCTGAGGCTGAAGGGCGGCGATCCGTTCGTATTCGGGCGCGGCGGCGAAGAGGCGCAGACGCTGGTGCAACATGGCGTGCCGGTGCGGATCATTCCGGGCATCACGGCGGGGATCGGCGGGCTGGCCTATGCGGGCATTCCGGTGACGCATCGCGAGCTGAACCAGTCCGTGACCTTCGTGACCGGGCACGATCACACCGGCGGCGCCACGGCATCGCTGAACTGGAAGGCGCTGGCCGAGGGCAGTCAGCTGCTGGTGATCTACATGGGGATGAAACACGCGGCGCAGATTTCAGCCTCGCTGATCGAAAACGGCCGCGATCCGGACGAGCCGTGCGCGGTGGTCTGCAACGCCACCACGCCCCAGCAGCAGGTGATCGAAACGACACTGAGCCGCATGGCCGCCGATATCGAGGCCAGCGGGCTGGAGCCGCCTGCACTGCTGTGCATCGGGCAGTCGGTGCTGATGCGCCAGGTGCTGGACTGGCAGGGTCATATGGCCGGGCAGCCGGTGCGCGACATGGACCCGCTGGGCCGGGGGATGTTCGCCGAGGTCGCCTGA
- a CDS encoding squalene/phytoene synthase family protein → MPELSQDLIGCAGIVQRGDPDRFRAAMAASVTARPVLFAIYAFNVEVSRAPWMTQEPMIAEMRLQWWRDALEEIVQGAVVRRHEVVTPLAEMLDAEGAVLLDTLIVARQWDIYRDPFEDDAHLTAYLEKTSGNLMLAAARALGRVEASVVMDAGYATGVANWLRAIPALEEAGRVPLLDGRPEGIRALAENGLRRLRAARSNRAGVSRAAQPALLAAWQAEGILRRAVAHPELAARGGLEPSPIRSSLTLLARSVGGRW, encoded by the coding sequence GTGCCTGAGCTGAGCCAGGATCTGATCGGTTGTGCAGGCATCGTGCAGCGCGGCGATCCCGACCGCTTTCGTGCCGCCATGGCCGCCTCCGTTACGGCGCGCCCGGTGCTGTTCGCGATCTATGCCTTCAACGTCGAGGTGTCGCGTGCGCCATGGATGACGCAGGAGCCCATGATTGCGGAAATGCGCCTGCAATGGTGGCGCGATGCGCTGGAGGAAATCGTGCAGGGCGCGGTTGTCCGGCGGCACGAGGTGGTCACGCCGCTCGCGGAGATGCTGGACGCCGAAGGCGCGGTCCTGCTGGACACCCTGATCGTTGCGCGCCAATGGGACATCTACCGCGACCCGTTCGAGGACGACGCGCATCTGACGGCGTATCTGGAAAAAACCAGCGGCAATCTGATGCTGGCCGCCGCGCGTGCGCTGGGCCGGGTGGAGGCGTCCGTCGTCATGGACGCGGGCTATGCCACCGGTGTCGCCAACTGGCTGCGCGCCATTCCCGCGCTGGAGGAGGCCGGGCGCGTGCCGCTGTTGGACGGGCGGCCCGAAGGGATCAGGGCGCTGGCAGAGAACGGGCTGAGACGCCTGCGGGCAGCGCGGTCCAACAGGGCGGGTGTCAGTCGCGCAGCGCAACCTGCGCTGCTGGCTGCGTGGCAGGCCGAGGGCATCCTGCGCCGTGCCGTGGCGCATCCTGAACTGGCCGCGCGCGGCGGGTTGGAGCCGTCTCCGATTCGGTCCAGTCTGACACTATTGGCGCGATCTGTCGGTGGGCGGTGGTAG